A segment of the Commensalibacter oyaizuii genome:
ACCGATCCTCTCCCGTCTTTTTTATTAGATGGAACTTAAAGAATGTGACCTTTGAATGACAAAAACAAAATTTTTATTTAAAAACCGTTTTTTTACTTCTTTCTTGAACAAAAACACGCTATCCAATCCAATTGAGTATTCTGCTAAACCTTGCGGCAGATTGTTACAAGTCAGGAGTTTAAAGGTTAAGATGAATTTACGGTTTCGTCTCTTTGCAACATCATTATTAAGCCTTTCAGCAGCTCTTTGTGGAACATCATTTTTATCAACAACCGCAAAAGCCCAACCCGTGCAAGGCTTATATGTGACAGGATCTGGCGGAGCCAGCTTTAATCAAGATCAAGTTGTTCGTCTTAATCCCATTATGCCCGGTGGCCGCGATAAATATAGTACAGGTGCAACAGCTGTTACCAGTTTGGGATATGGCCTGGGGAATGGATTTCGCATTGAAGTTGAAGGTAATTATCGAAACAATCCTTTAAAATACCAAAATCTTGGTACCTATAAAGCAAGAGGTGAAGGTCGTCAGCAAACCTACGGTGTTATGGTTAATGCTCTTTTTGATATGGATATTGGAAACCCGTATATATTCCCCTATTTTGGTGCGGGTATAGGATATGGTTGGTCAACAATGAACGGGGTAAAATTACATACTTCTGATAACCGTTTGACCGAACATTTGGGGGGAACATTTGGGAACTTCTCTTATCAAGCTATTGGTGGGTTATCATTTCCAACGCCTTGGGTTGTTGGATTATCTTTTATTACAGAATATCGTTTTTGGACCATGCTGGCCCCTCAAAGCCATACAGCAGATGTATGGGGAACCCAAGGCGGATATAATACCACCCATAGCTATAGCTATAATCGCGGAAACAGAGATACAACAACTTATTTTAATCACTCTATTATGTTGGGATTAAGATATGAATTCAACCCTGCCCCTCCTCCTTCGACCACTATTGATAAAGCACCAACGGTGCCAGAGTCTAGAAAGTCACGAACCTATCTCGTGTTCTTTGCTTGGGACAGTTATGATCTTAATGACCGCAGCAGATCAATCGTAAAAGAAGCAGCACAAGCATATAACAGTGTCAGAACTACACGCATAGAAGCTGATGGATATACTGATACGTCATCTGCCCCCAATGAACGAGGAAAACGATATAATATCGCACTTTCATTAAAAAGAGCAAAAATGATCAAAGCAGAGTTAATTAAAAATGGTGTTCCTGCCACAGATATCGATATTCATGGTTATGGTTCAGATAATCCTTTGGTTAAAACGGGACCAAATGTTCGTGAACCTCAAAATCGTCGTGTTGAAATTATTTTACATTAATTATCATTATCATGGTCTTATAAAAAAGGTAGCTTGATCAAGCTACCTTTTTTTATTTGTGTTAACTTAATCCATTAAACAATGGTGTTGACAAATATCTCTCTGCAAAAGACGGTGCGATTGCAACAACCATTTTACCTTTATTTTCTGGTTTTGCAGCAAGCAGCAAGCTTGCATGTAACGCCGCCCCAGATGAAATACCAACAGGGATACCGTCCAGACGCGCCACCCTGCGAGAAGCAGCCAAGGCATCACTTTCGGAAACCATTAGAACTTGTTTTAAAAGCTCTGCATCTAAGATTTTTGGTTTAAACCCTGCACCAATCCCTTGAATACCATGGGGACCAGGTTCTTCACCATTTAAAACAGCGCTTTCTGCGGGCTCAACGCCATAAATTTCAATATTGGGATTATACTTTTTTAATCCCTTGGCAATTCCTGTAACTGTACCGCCAGTACCAATCCCAGCGACAACAATATCGACCTTGCCAGCAGTATCCTGCCAAATTTCCTGGGCTGTTGATGCCTCATGAACAACGGGATTAACCTCGTTTTCAAATTGACTAGGCATCCAAGCGTTGGGCGTTTTCGCAACAATCTCTTCAGCGCGTGCAATCGCCCCTGCCATTCCCAGATGCCCTGGGGTTAATTCAACCTGAGCATCTAAAAAACGCATCATTTTACGTCTCTCAATGGATGCTTTCTCTGGCATTGTAACAATTAAGCGATATCCCCTTGCCGCAGCAACAAAAGCCAAACCAATGCCTGTATTACCAGATGTTGGCTCAACAAGAACGCTTTTGTGGGGGCTGATAAGTCCTTCTGCCTCGGCTTGTAAAACCATTCCTGTAGCTAGCCTATCTTTTACAGAAGCTAGCGGATTAAAAAATTCAAGCTTTAACAAAATATCAGCAGGAATCTGATCCGTTTTTAACAGATTAGATGGCCGCACCAAAGGTGTTCCCCCAACTGTTTCCAGCAAAGAGTCATAAATACGTCCTCTGGGTTGCGCAAAAGAAAAACCTTTATCAAGAAAAGAGTCTGATTTTTTTGAATTTGTCATAAATAGCATCCTAAGCAATATGTACTGCCTACAAGTATATCACTATAATTTGCTGTGAATATTTTTTTTTTATAAAATTATGCTATTTTTTATCTTTAATAATTCATATATACTTATAAGAATAAGAGAATTAAATAAATAATTAACCTAAAAGGCATTTAAGGAAAGTATTATGCTTTTAAGACAAGATCGTGCTGTAATTGCTATTCTTATTGTTACTGATATTGCTTTTTATTCAAGTCGCAATAATACAGTTAGTGCAGCAGATATTTCAACCCGCACTGATTTACCAAAAAGAAGCATTGAACCAATATTACAATTATTATCTAAAGCCTCTATCTTAGAAAGTACCCGTGGCCCCCATGGTGGCTATCATCTGGCCAGACCAAAAAGATTAATTACTTTAGCACATGTTATTCAAGCTATTTCTGTTCAGGAAAAAGAAAAATACACAGATATTACCTTCTCCTTATATACACAAATTGTTAAGCCATTTTGGGATGAAATAGATCAAAAAGCACTAAAAGAGGCATCCAAAATCACATTACAGGATTTGGTAAAAAAAGCCGAACAAAAAGGGATGAAACGCCCGCGTCCCACCCCTATTTATTTCACAATTTAATACAACTTATGAGTAAAGGTAAAAACAATTTTTACCAATATACAAAATGACTAATTAGTTATTTCTTTTTTGCAGTTGAACGATGAACTGTCTTTTTACGACTTTTGGTTGATTTAGATTTGGTTGCCTTTTTTGCTGAACTTGACTTTGCTGTTGGTTGTGCTGTGACCGGCTTAGTTACCTGCACACCTGTATTGTCAACAGTAACCGCAACAGACAGAGGTGTTCTTTTTACGCCATCTTTATGAATTAAACTTGCGGTAAACGCATCTGAACCCGCATAGGCAGTTGTCGGTGTGTAACGAACATAGGTACGGTTATCATAGTTATATAAAAATGTTTTACCATGTTCGGGAACAGTGGTTATTCCAAATGAGGTAAATGATCCTTTTACATCTGGTTCTTCAACAATAAATTCACATTGACCATCATCACTGCGAACTGACATCGTTGTTTTCCAACTGCCATCAGGATTTTTAACAATTGGTCCAACTGTACACACTGCTGAACGTTTATCATATCTAAAAGGATTATTTGCTTCACGGTCATATGACACACCTTGTTGATGTTGACACGCAGCCAACCCGAACCCTAAGGTAACTAAAGCTAAAGATAATTGAAGACGCACGTAATAGCCCCCACTGCATTAAAATAAAAACCACAAAGCCAAACACTTCGCAGTTCCAACAAACCGTTCATATAGTATAAAAATTATATCTTCAAATACTTATCTTATCCAAAAGAAAGGTCAACTGATTTAATAAAATAATCTAATTTTTTTTGCCATGGAATAAAAATTATTTCATAAAGAAAACTATTATTTTGTACCATTATATATATTTTATAAAATTATAAACTAAATACAGTATATATATTCCTCCCTCAAAAAAATAAACCTGTGATATTCTTTAAATATAGTTTTGAACTATGAAGTAAAGTTTGTTATATAAGCTATTGCATTCTATAAAATACCTGCTATATGCGAGGATTACGTCATACTAACTGATACGGGTTTAAATTGCTAAAAACATGAAAAAGCTGGAAAAACTATCGAATCGGTTATCTTTAATTGTCCTAATGTAATTCTTAAAACATTTCACATCATCTGATTCGGAGAATTCAATGTCTCTTTCCCCTAAACGCTTTGCTCTTTGTGGATTGATTCTTACTGGCCTTACCCTTAGTCAAGCTGGCTTTGCTGCAACATGCCGCGTTTCTCCAGCACATGAAGCTTTTAATGTTGAAAGCTTAAAAAGCGAATTGATGGTTACCGCCCTTTCTTGTCAAGGACAGGATCAATATAACGCATTCGTAAAGCAGTTTGGTTCAATTATCAATGCCCAAGAAAGCAAGCTAAAAAGCCACTTTAGATCTACCTACGGGGGGCGTGCACAAAAAGCACAAGATGATTATATTACTCAATTAGCAAATGTTCAATCTTCACAAGGATTAAAAGCAGGCACGATCTTTTGTTTACAAAGGATGAGCATGTTTGATGAAGTCAAACCTTTAAAAACAGCAACCGAGCTTTCTCAATATGCAGATGCCAAAGATATCCTTCAACCTTCATCTACTGAGATTTGCCAGGCACCTACCAGTTCAAAAGCAAAAAAATCCAGTAAAAAACGTACAACAAGTCACAAAGCAAAAGCGCGTAAAAAATAGTCTATTTTCTCTGCAAAGTAATGAAGAAAATAGTTTAAAAAGACGCAATTTTATGAGAACTATTGCAGCATGAGCGATTTATTTTCTTCAAAAAACACATCTAATCCTTCTGATACAAGAAAAAAAGACAAATCTAGTTCGCAAGCATCTCTTACTAACAGTTATGATGCTAAAGATATCGAAGTTCTTGAAGGGTTAGAGCCTGTTCGAAGACGTCCAGGTATGTATATTGGTGGCACCGATGAGGGTGCATACCACCATATGGCATCGGAAATCTTAGACAATTCAATGGATGAAGCGGTTGGGGGGTTTGCCAATCTTATTGATGTACGATTGGACATAGGCAATAAATTAACAATTCGTGATAATGGCCGCGGTATTCCTGTTGATCCCCACCCTAAATTTAAAAATAAATCTGCTTTAGAAGTAATTTTAACCACTTTACATGCTGGTGGAAAATTCTCAAATAAAGTTTATAATACAGCGGGCGGATTACACGGTGTTGGATCTTCTGTGGTCAATGCACTTTCTTCTTGGATGGAGGTTGAAATTGCTCGTGATCGTGTTTTATGGAAGCAGACCTACGAACGAGGACAACCTGTTACACCATTAATTAAGGTAGGAACGGTCCAAAATCGTCGAGGCACGCAGATCAGCTTTATTCCTGATACTGAAATATTTGGCACAATTCACTTTTCTGCTAAACAACTCTTTAAACTCTGCCGTGCGAAGGCTTTTCTGTTTAAAGGAGTTACAATTCACTGGTCTTGTAATGACCAACTGATCAAAAGCTCAGATATCCCATCAGACGCAACATTGCATTTTCCAAATGGATTAGAAGACAGCCTGAAAGAAGAAATTGATCCCACCGCCCTGATCTGTCCAATTTGGTCTGGTGACGTTGCCCTACCTACTGATATCAATGGCTCCAGTACAGGTCGAATCGAATGGGCTATTGCTTGGCTAGCCAAAGGTGAATCTTCTGTAAGTTCTTTTTGTAATACCATCCCCACCCCATTGGGGGGTACACATGAACAAGGATTCCGTAATGCCTTACTTAAAGGGATACGGGCCTGGGGGGATCAACGCTCTAATAAGAGAGCATCTATTATCACAGCTGATGATGTCCTGAGCTCTTTATCTGCTAAGTTATCTGTTTTTATTCGAGACCCAGAATTCCAAGGGCAAACAAAAGAAAAGCTCAGTTCTAAAGAAACTGTAAAATTGGTTGAGACGGCACTGCGAGACAGACTGGACCACTGGCTAGCTGCGGATCCTAGCCAAGCAGATATTTTGTTTTCAACAATATTAGAAAAAGCAGAGGATCGGCTAAGACGCAAGGAAAATAAAGATGTTCCCAGAAAAAGTGCAACTAAGCGCCTACGATTGCCTGGGAAACTGACAGATTGTACTAGAGAGAATTCAGAATATACGGAAATCTTTATTGTTGAGGGTGATTCCGCTGGTGGTTCCGCCAAACAGGCACGTAACCGTGAAACGCAAGCTATTTTGCCTTTGCGTGGAAAGATTCTGAACGTTGCCAGCGCATCTAATCAAAAATTGAATAATAATCAAGAACTTAAGGATTTAATAGAGGCCCTTGGTTGTGGGATAGGATCTTATTTTGATCTCAAAAAATTACGTTATGGACGCATAATCATTATGACGGATGCGGACGTGGATGGTGCTCATATCGCATCTTTGCTTATGACATTTTTTTATCAAGAATTGCCTGAACTTATTCATCAAGGCCGATTATACCTTGCCCAACCCCCTTTATATCGTTTAACCCAAGGGGAAAAAAGCATTTATGCCATGGATGACAAGGATAAAGACAAAAAGCTTACTAAAATGAACCAAAACCGTGGCAAAGTCGAAGTATCCCGTTTTAAAGGGTTGGGAGAAATGCCACCCAAAGATCTAAAACAAACAACAATGGATCCAAAA
Coding sequences within it:
- a CDS encoding OmpA family protein, whose product is MNLRFRLFATSLLSLSAALCGTSFLSTTAKAQPVQGLYVTGSGGASFNQDQVVRLNPIMPGGRDKYSTGATAVTSLGYGLGNGFRIEVEGNYRNNPLKYQNLGTYKARGEGRQQTYGVMVNALFDMDIGNPYIFPYFGAGIGYGWSTMNGVKLHTSDNRLTEHLGGTFGNFSYQAIGGLSFPTPWVVGLSFITEYRFWTMLAPQSHTADVWGTQGGYNTTHSYSYNRGNRDTTTYFNHSIMLGLRYEFNPAPPPSTTIDKAPTVPESRKSRTYLVFFAWDSYDLNDRSRSIVKEAAQAYNSVRTTRIEADGYTDTSSAPNERGKRYNIALSLKRAKMIKAELIKNGVPATDIDIHGYGSDNPLVKTGPNVREPQNRRVEIILH
- a CDS encoding RrF2 family transcriptional regulator; translation: MLLRQDRAVIAILIVTDIAFYSSRNNTVSAADISTRTDLPKRSIEPILQLLSKASILESTRGPHGGYHLARPKRLITLAHVIQAISVQEKEKYTDITFSLYTQIVKPFWDEIDQKALKEASKITLQDLVKKAEQKGMKRPRPTPIYFTI
- the parE gene encoding DNA topoisomerase IV subunit B, with amino-acid sequence MSDLFSSKNTSNPSDTRKKDKSSSQASLTNSYDAKDIEVLEGLEPVRRRPGMYIGGTDEGAYHHMASEILDNSMDEAVGGFANLIDVRLDIGNKLTIRDNGRGIPVDPHPKFKNKSALEVILTTLHAGGKFSNKVYNTAGGLHGVGSSVVNALSSWMEVEIARDRVLWKQTYERGQPVTPLIKVGTVQNRRGTQISFIPDTEIFGTIHFSAKQLFKLCRAKAFLFKGVTIHWSCNDQLIKSSDIPSDATLHFPNGLEDSLKEEIDPTALICPIWSGDVALPTDINGSSTGRIEWAIAWLAKGESSVSSFCNTIPTPLGGTHEQGFRNALLKGIRAWGDQRSNKRASIITADDVLSSLSAKLSVFIRDPEFQGQTKEKLSSKETVKLVETALRDRLDHWLAADPSQADILFSTILEKAEDRLRRKENKDVPRKSATKRLRLPGKLTDCTRENSEYTEIFIVEGDSAGGSAKQARNRETQAILPLRGKILNVASASNQKLNNNQELKDLIEALGCGIGSYFDLKKLRYGRIIIMTDADVDGAHIASLLMTFFYQELPELIHQGRLYLAQPPLYRLTQGEKSIYAMDDKDKDKKLTKMNQNRGKVEVSRFKGLGEMPPKDLKQTTMDPKHRTLLKVVIPSEQTELTEERVSNLMGRKSEMRFQFIQEHAGSVDMLDI
- the cysK gene encoding cysteine synthase A, whose amino-acid sequence is MTNSKKSDSFLDKGFSFAQPRGRIYDSLLETVGGTPLVRPSNLLKTDQIPADILLKLEFFNPLASVKDRLATGMVLQAEAEGLISPHKSVLVEPTSGNTGIGLAFVAAARGYRLIVTMPEKASIERRKMMRFLDAQVELTPGHLGMAGAIARAEEIVAKTPNAWMPSQFENEVNPVVHEASTAQEIWQDTAGKVDIVVAGIGTGGTVTGIAKGLKKYNPNIEIYGVEPAESAVLNGEEPGPHGIQGIGAGFKPKILDAELLKQVLMVSESDALAASRRVARLDGIPVGISSGAALHASLLLAAKPENKGKMVVAIAPSFAERYLSTPLFNGLS